The Apostichopus japonicus isolate 1M-3 chromosome 20, ASM3797524v1, whole genome shotgun sequence genome contains a region encoding:
- the LOC139961780 gene encoding kelch domain-containing protein 8A-like isoform X2 codes for MAARSKYKWQKLPPMPTRRVYSTVIEADGLLFVIGGCDARGDALDVFECYIPKKKKWMRLLNIPTKRAAPAVVAIEKQIVVIGGLGGANDPTDAVEVYDIGKKCWITDKKNMGEELQGVTAVVHRNKPLVVGGMRRDSNPTEKCSVLDLEENCWKELPDILTPRYAASVHLNGDKIYVLGGRQGKLPCASLEMMDLSVKPSPSWTTLKDIPVAGVFPAFVMTDSKFYVLGGLKKKVIEGFHDEFQEYDVEKDEWNQLTVLPRGRSDFGAGMIDGKIIIVGGITSMKTPLTDVAVYEPEEKKWVNQVDIPTARGSGSSYTYQGKLMIVGGFTVSGLSNAVEMVGPS; via the exons ATGGCCGCTAGATCCAAGTACAAATGGCAAAAACTCCCACCCATGCCAACTCGCAGAGTTTACTCAACTGTCATCGAAGCGGATGGACTTCTATTCGTGATCGGTGGGTGCGATGCCAGAGGGGATGCTCTGGATGTATTTGAATGCTACattcccaaaaagaagaaatggaTGAGGCTACTGAATATACCAACCAAGAGGGCAGCTCCGGCGGTCGTAGCCATAGAGAAACAGATAGTCGTCATAGGGGGTCTTGGTGGAGCAAATGATCCTACAGATGCAGTGGAAGTCTATGATATTGGAAAAAAGTGTTGGATCACCGATAAAAAGAATATGGGAGAGGAACTACAAGGAGTGACCGCTGTGGTTCATC GAAATAAACCATTAGTTGTAGGTGGTATGAGAAGAGATAGTAATCCAACTGAAAAGTGTAGTGTCTTGGACTTGGAAGAAAATTGCTGGAAGGAATTACCAGACATACTCACACCAAGATATGCTGCTAGTGTTCACctaaatggtgataaaatatatgtattag GTGGTAGACAAGGCAAGTTACCCTGTGCAAGCTTAGAGATGATGGATTTATCCGTCAAGCCCAGCCCTTCCTGGACGACACTAAAGGATATACCAGTAGCGGGGGTTTTCCCAGCTTTCGTGATGACAGACAGCAAGTTTTACGTCTTAGGCGGTCTGAAGAAGAAAGTCATCGAGGGATTCCACGATGAATTCCAAGAGTATGATGTTGAAAAAG ATGAATGGAATCAACTCACTGTCTTGCCTAGAGGACGATCTGATTTTGGGGCAGGGATGATTGATGGAAAGATCATTATTGTTGGTGGTATAA CTTCTATGAAGACCCCACTCACCGATGTGGCTGTTTATGAACCAGAGGAAAAGAAATGGGTGAATCAGGTAGACATTCCCACCGCCAGGGGCTCGGGTAGCAGCTACACCTACCAGGGAAAGTTGATGATAGTTGGAGGCTTCACAGTCAGTGGTCTCAGCAATGCTGTCGAAATGGTCGGTCCCAGCTGA
- the LOC139961780 gene encoding kelch domain-containing protein 8A-like isoform X1, translating into MVNLTYLNMAARSKYKWQKLPPMPTRRVYSTVIEADGLLFVIGGCDARGDALDVFECYIPKKKKWMRLLNIPTKRAAPAVVAIEKQIVVIGGLGGANDPTDAVEVYDIGKKCWITDKKNMGEELQGVTAVVHRNKPLVVGGMRRDSNPTEKCSVLDLEENCWKELPDILTPRYAASVHLNGDKIYVLGGRQGKLPCASLEMMDLSVKPSPSWTTLKDIPVAGVFPAFVMTDSKFYVLGGLKKKVIEGFHDEFQEYDVEKDEWNQLTVLPRGRSDFGAGMIDGKIIIVGGITSMKTPLTDVAVYEPEEKKWVNQVDIPTARGSGSSYTYQGKLMIVGGFTVSGLSNAVEMVGPS; encoded by the exons ATGGTAAACCTAACCTACCTCAAT ATGGCCGCTAGATCCAAGTACAAATGGCAAAAACTCCCACCCATGCCAACTCGCAGAGTTTACTCAACTGTCATCGAAGCGGATGGACTTCTATTCGTGATCGGTGGGTGCGATGCCAGAGGGGATGCTCTGGATGTATTTGAATGCTACattcccaaaaagaagaaatggaTGAGGCTACTGAATATACCAACCAAGAGGGCAGCTCCGGCGGTCGTAGCCATAGAGAAACAGATAGTCGTCATAGGGGGTCTTGGTGGAGCAAATGATCCTACAGATGCAGTGGAAGTCTATGATATTGGAAAAAAGTGTTGGATCACCGATAAAAAGAATATGGGAGAGGAACTACAAGGAGTGACCGCTGTGGTTCATC GAAATAAACCATTAGTTGTAGGTGGTATGAGAAGAGATAGTAATCCAACTGAAAAGTGTAGTGTCTTGGACTTGGAAGAAAATTGCTGGAAGGAATTACCAGACATACTCACACCAAGATATGCTGCTAGTGTTCACctaaatggtgataaaatatatgtattag GTGGTAGACAAGGCAAGTTACCCTGTGCAAGCTTAGAGATGATGGATTTATCCGTCAAGCCCAGCCCTTCCTGGACGACACTAAAGGATATACCAGTAGCGGGGGTTTTCCCAGCTTTCGTGATGACAGACAGCAAGTTTTACGTCTTAGGCGGTCTGAAGAAGAAAGTCATCGAGGGATTCCACGATGAATTCCAAGAGTATGATGTTGAAAAAG ATGAATGGAATCAACTCACTGTCTTGCCTAGAGGACGATCTGATTTTGGGGCAGGGATGATTGATGGAAAGATCATTATTGTTGGTGGTATAA CTTCTATGAAGACCCCACTCACCGATGTGGCTGTTTATGAACCAGAGGAAAAGAAATGGGTGAATCAGGTAGACATTCCCACCGCCAGGGGCTCGGGTAGCAGCTACACCTACCAGGGAAAGTTGATGATAGTTGGAGGCTTCACAGTCAGTGGTCTCAGCAATGCTGTCGAAATGGTCGGTCCCAGCTGA